Proteins encoded by one window of Streptomyces sp. ALI-76-A:
- the yidD gene encoding membrane protein insertion efficiency factor YidD, whose amino-acid sequence MKYPLLALIKLYQWTISPLLGPVCKYYPSCSRYGYQAIDRHGAVKGTALTAWRILRCNPWSLGGVDHVPPRKRPRWHEMLRNTWSARKGGPSSAESATEGQAPSSPAAETPSHAQGA is encoded by the coding sequence ATGAAGTACCCGCTGCTGGCGCTGATCAAGCTGTACCAGTGGACCATCAGCCCGCTGCTCGGGCCGGTGTGCAAGTACTACCCGTCGTGCTCCCGCTACGGCTACCAGGCCATCGACCGGCATGGTGCGGTCAAGGGCACGGCACTCACGGCCTGGCGCATCCTGCGGTGCAATCCGTGGTCGCTGGGCGGTGTGGACCATGTCCCGCCGCGCAAGCGTCCGCGGTGGCACGAAATGCTGCGAAACACCTGGAGCGCACGCAAGGGCGGGCCGTCTTCCGCCGAATCGGCCACCGAGGGGCAGGCTCCTTCGAGCCCGGCCGCAGAGACCCCGTCCCATGCCCAAGGAGCATGA
- the rnpA gene encoding ribonuclease P protein component: protein MLPTDNRLRRREDFATAVRRGRRAGRPSLVVHFRSGTTDPHAPGESAPPTRAGFVVSKAVGGAVVRNKVKRRLRHLMRDRVPLLPPGSLVVVRALPGAGDADHAQLARDLDAALERLLGGGAR from the coding sequence GTGCTGCCCACCGACAACCGGCTGAGGCGGCGCGAGGACTTCGCGACCGCGGTACGACGAGGTCGTCGGGCTGGACGCCCGTCTCTCGTCGTCCACTTCCGTAGCGGTACAACGGACCCGCACGCGCCTGGGGAGAGCGCTCCCCCGACGCGTGCGGGTTTCGTTGTCAGCAAAGCCGTGGGCGGTGCGGTCGTGCGCAACAAGGTGAAGCGCAGGCTCCGCCATCTGATGCGCGACCGAGTCCCCCTGCTGCCCCCCGGTAGCCTGGTAGTCGTACGAGCGCTGCCCGGTGCGGGTGACGCCGACCATGCACAACTGGCCCGAGACCTGGACGCCGCCCTCGAGCGGCTGCTGGGAGGGGGCGCGCGATGA
- the rpmH gene encoding 50S ribosomal protein L34 — MSKRTFQPNNRRRAKTHGFRLRMRTRAGRAILATRRNKGRARLSA; from the coding sequence GTGAGCAAGCGCACCTTCCAGCCGAACAACCGTCGTCGCGCGAAGACCCACGGCTTTCGCCTGCGGATGCGGACCCGTGCCGGCCGCGCGATTCTCGCGACCCGCCGTAACAAGGGTCGCGCCCGTCTGTCCGCCTGA
- the dnaA gene encoding chromosomal replication initiator protein DnaA — translation MADVPADLAAVWPRVLEQLLGEGRGQGVETKDEHWIRRCQPLALVADTALLAVPNEFAKGVLEGRLAPIVSETLTRECGRPIRIAITVDDSAGEPQAPPMPSSRPQQQRYEEPEPPPHQYEGYGRHRADDHRQARGEQHPGSQGDHGPRPDQLPTARPAYPSEYQRPEPGAWPRPPQDEYSWQQQRLGFPERDPYASPSQDSYGSPSQDSYGSRAQDSYSQDYRPQPMDRGPYDGQRPDYDQSRGDYDQRDGRRDRPEMPSGSGHVHRGGPVGSQLPANGAPGPLAAQPAPATGPGEPTARLNPKYLFDTFVIGASNRFAHAAAVAVAEAPAKAYNPLFIYGESGLGKTHLLHAIGHYARSLYPGTRVRYVSSEEFTNEFINSIRDGKGDSFRKRYREMDILLVDDIQFLADKESTQEEFFHTFNTLHNANKQIVLSSDRPPKQLVTLEDRLRNRFEWGLITDVQPPELETRIAILRKKAVQEQLNAPPEVLEFIASRISRNIRELEGALIRVTAFASLNRQPVDLGLTEIVLKDLIPGGEDSAPEITATAIMGATADYFGLMVEDLCGTSRGRALVTARQIAMYLCRELTDLSLPKIGALFGGRDHTTVMHADRKIRNLMAERRSIYNQVTELTNRIKNA, via the coding sequence GTGGCTGACGTACCTGCCGATCTTGCCGCAGTGTGGCCACGAGTACTGGAGCAGCTTCTCGGTGAGGGGCGCGGGCAGGGGGTCGAGACCAAGGACGAGCACTGGATCCGCCGCTGCCAGCCCCTCGCGCTGGTCGCGGACACCGCCCTGCTCGCCGTACCGAACGAATTTGCGAAGGGCGTGCTCGAGGGCCGGCTCGCGCCGATCGTCAGCGAGACACTGACCCGCGAGTGCGGCCGGCCGATCCGCATCGCGATCACCGTCGACGACTCGGCGGGCGAGCCCCAGGCCCCGCCTATGCCCTCCTCCCGACCCCAGCAGCAGCGCTACGAGGAGCCCGAGCCCCCGCCCCATCAGTACGAGGGCTACGGCCGCCACCGCGCCGACGACCACCGGCAGGCCCGCGGCGAGCAGCACCCCGGCTCCCAGGGTGACCACGGCCCCCGCCCGGACCAGCTCCCGACCGCCCGCCCCGCGTATCCCTCCGAGTACCAGCGCCCCGAACCCGGCGCCTGGCCCCGGCCGCCGCAGGACGAGTACAGCTGGCAGCAGCAGCGGCTCGGCTTTCCGGAGCGCGACCCGTACGCGTCGCCGTCCCAGGACTCGTACGGTTCCCCGTCCCAGGACTCGTACGGATCCCGCGCGCAGGACTCCTACTCCCAGGACTACCGTCCGCAGCCGATGGACCGCGGCCCGTACGACGGCCAGCGTCCCGACTACGACCAGTCGCGTGGCGACTACGACCAGCGTGACGGCCGCCGGGACCGCCCCGAGATGCCGTCCGGCTCCGGTCACGTCCACCGCGGCGGTCCGGTCGGTTCCCAGCTGCCCGCCAACGGCGCCCCCGGCCCACTGGCCGCGCAGCCCGCGCCGGCGACCGGTCCCGGTGAGCCGACCGCGCGCCTGAACCCGAAATACCTCTTCGACACGTTCGTCATCGGCGCCTCGAACCGGTTCGCGCACGCGGCCGCGGTGGCCGTCGCCGAGGCACCCGCGAAGGCGTACAACCCCCTGTTCATCTACGGGGAGTCGGGACTGGGCAAGACCCACCTGCTGCACGCGATCGGGCACTACGCGCGCAGCCTCTACCCGGGCACGCGGGTGCGCTACGTGAGCTCGGAGGAGTTCACCAACGAGTTCATCAACTCCATCCGCGACGGCAAGGGCGACAGCTTCCGCAAGCGCTACCGCGAGATGGACATCCTGCTCGTCGACGACATCCAGTTCCTCGCGGACAAGGAGTCGACGCAGGAGGAGTTCTTCCACACGTTCAACACGCTCCACAACGCGAACAAGCAGATCGTGCTCTCCAGCGACCGGCCGCCCAAGCAGCTGGTGACCCTGGAGGACCGGCTGCGGAACCGTTTCGAGTGGGGCCTGATCACCGACGTGCAGCCGCCCGAGCTGGAGACGCGTATCGCCATCCTCCGCAAGAAGGCGGTCCAGGAGCAGCTCAACGCCCCGCCGGAGGTACTGGAGTTCATCGCCTCGCGGATCTCCCGCAACATCCGCGAGCTGGAGGGGGCGCTGATCCGGGTCACGGCGTTCGCGTCGCTCAACCGGCAGCCGGTGGACCTGGGCCTGACGGAGATCGTCCTCAAGGACCTCATCCCCGGCGGCGAGGACTCGGCGCCCGAGATCACCGCCACGGCCATCATGGGCGCGACCGCCGATTACTTCGGCCTCATGGTCGAGGACCTGTGCGGCACCTCACGCGGGCGCGCGCTCGTCACCGCTCGCCAGATCGCCATGTACCTGTGCCGCGAGCTGACCGACCTCTCCCTGCCGAAGATCGGCGCGCTGTTCGGCGGCCGCGACCACACCACCGTGATGCACGCTGACCGCAAGATCCGCAATCTGATGGCCGAGCGGCGCTCCATCTACAACCAGGTGACCGAGTTGACGAACCGCATCAAGAACGCCTGA
- the dnaN gene encoding DNA polymerase III subunit beta, which produces MKIRVERDVLAEAVAWAARSLPARPPAPVLAGLLLKAENGQLSLSSFDYEVSARVSVEAEVEEEGTVLVSGRLLADISRALPNRPVEISTDGVRATVVCGSSRFTLHTLPVEEYPALPQMPNATGTVPGEVFASAAAQVAIAAGRDDTLPVLTGVRIEIEGDTVTLASTDRYRFAVREFLWKPENPEASAVALVPAKTLLDTAKALTSGDSVILALSGSGAGEGLIGFEGAGRRTTTRLLEGDLPKYRSLFPTEFNSVAVIETAPFVEAVKRVALVAERNTPVRLSFEQGVLILEAGSSDDAQAVERVDAQLEGDDVSIAFNPTFLLDGLSAIDSPVAQLSFTTSTKPALLSGKPALDAEADEAYKYLIMPVRLSG; this is translated from the coding sequence GTGAAGATCCGGGTGGAACGCGACGTACTCGCGGAGGCAGTGGCCTGGGCGGCACGCAGCCTCCCGGCCCGTCCGCCGGCGCCTGTCCTCGCCGGCCTTCTGCTGAAGGCCGAGAACGGCCAGCTGAGCCTGTCCAGCTTCGACTACGAGGTCTCCGCACGGGTGTCCGTGGAGGCGGAGGTCGAGGAGGAGGGCACGGTCCTCGTCTCGGGCCGCCTGCTCGCCGACATCTCCCGCGCCCTGCCCAACCGGCCGGTGGAGATCTCCACAGACGGTGTACGGGCGACGGTGGTGTGCGGCTCCTCGCGCTTCACCCTCCACACACTGCCTGTGGAGGAGTACCCGGCCCTGCCGCAGATGCCGAACGCCACGGGCACCGTCCCCGGTGAGGTCTTCGCCTCCGCCGCCGCCCAGGTCGCCATCGCCGCCGGACGCGACGACACGCTGCCCGTCCTGACCGGTGTGCGGATCGAGATCGAGGGCGACACCGTCACGCTGGCGTCCACCGACCGCTACCGCTTCGCGGTCCGTGAGTTCCTGTGGAAGCCGGAGAACCCGGAGGCGTCCGCGGTCGCCCTGGTGCCCGCCAAGACGCTCCTGGACACCGCCAAGGCCCTCACGAGCGGCGACAGCGTCATCCTGGCGCTGTCCGGCTCCGGCGCGGGCGAGGGGCTCATCGGCTTCGAGGGCGCCGGTCGTCGCACGACGACCCGGCTCCTGGAGGGCGACCTCCCGAAGTACCGCTCGCTGTTCCCGACGGAGTTCAACTCGGTGGCCGTGATCGAGACCGCCCCCTTCGTGGAGGCCGTCAAGCGTGTGGCCCTGGTCGCCGAGCGCAACACCCCGGTGCGGCTCAGCTTCGAGCAGGGCGTGCTGATCCTGGAGGCCGGCTCCAGCGACGACGCACAGGCTGTGGAGAGGGTCGACGCCCAGCTGGAGGGCGACGACGTCTCTATCGCCTTCAACCCGACGTTCCTGCTGGACGGTCTGAGCGCCATCGACTCCCCGGTGGCCCAGCTGTCGTTCACGACGTCCACCAAGCCCGCGCTGCTCAGCGGCAAGCCGGCGCTGGACGCCGAGGCGGACGAGGCCTACAAGTACCTGATCATGCCGGTGCGGCTGAGCGGCTGA
- the gnd gene encoding phosphogluconate dehydrogenase (NAD(+)-dependent, decarboxylating): MELGLVGLGKMGGNMRERIRRAGHTVVGYDRNPDLADVHSLEELVGKLKGPRVVWVMVPAGAATQATVDALGELLEPGDVVVDGGNSRWTDDEKHAVELAAKGIGFVDCGVSGGVWGLENGYALMYGGDAENVAKVQPIFDALKPAGDAGSVHAGKVGAGHFAKMVHNGIEYAMMQAYAEGWELLEKVDSVTDVREVFRSWQEGTVIRSWLLDLAVNALDEDEHLDRLKGFAQDSGEGRWTVEAAIDNAVPLPAITASLFARFASRQEDSPQMKMIAALRNQFGGHAVEKK; this comes from the coding sequence ATGGAGCTCGGTCTCGTCGGCCTCGGCAAGATGGGCGGCAACATGCGCGAGCGGATCCGCCGCGCAGGCCACACCGTCGTCGGATACGACCGCAACCCGGACCTCGCCGATGTCCACAGCCTGGAAGAGCTTGTGGGCAAGCTCAAGGGTCCGCGTGTGGTGTGGGTGATGGTCCCGGCCGGTGCCGCGACCCAGGCCACCGTCGACGCACTCGGCGAGCTGCTGGAGCCCGGTGACGTCGTCGTGGACGGCGGGAACTCCCGCTGGACCGACGACGAGAAGCACGCCGTGGAACTGGCCGCCAAGGGCATCGGCTTCGTCGACTGCGGTGTCTCCGGGGGCGTCTGGGGCCTGGAGAACGGCTACGCGCTGATGTACGGCGGTGACGCGGAGAACGTCGCCAAGGTGCAGCCGATCTTCGACGCCCTCAAGCCGGCGGGCGACGCGGGCTCGGTGCACGCCGGCAAGGTCGGTGCGGGCCACTTCGCGAAGATGGTCCACAACGGCATCGAGTACGCCATGATGCAGGCCTACGCCGAGGGCTGGGAGCTGCTGGAGAAGGTCGACTCGGTGACCGACGTCCGGGAGGTCTTCCGCTCCTGGCAGGAGGGCACCGTCATCCGTTCCTGGCTCCTGGACCTCGCGGTGAACGCCCTCGACGAGGACGAGCACCTGGACAGGCTCAAGGGTTTTGCCCAGGACTCGGGCGAGGGACGCTGGACTGTGGAAGCCGCCATCGACAACGCCGTGCCGCTGCCCGCGATCACGGCCTCCCTCTTCGCGCGGTTCGCGTCGCGCCAGGAGGACTCTCCGCAGATGAAGATGATCGCCGCGCTGCGCAACCAGTTCGGTGGCCACGCGGTCGAGAAGAAGTAA
- the recF gene encoding DNA replication/repair protein RecF, with translation MHVTHLSLADFRSYARVDVPLDPGVTAFVGPNGQGKTNLVEAIGYLATLGSHRVSSDAPLVRMGADRAVIRAQVQQGERRQLVELELNPGRANRARVNRSSQVRPRDVLGIVRTVLFAPEDLALVKGDPGERRRFLDELITARSPRMAGVRSDYERVLRQRNTLLKSAAMARRHGGRSLDLSTLDVWDQHLARVGAELLAQRLDLIAAIQPLADKAYEQLAPGGGPVALDYKPSAPGEAHTREDLYEQLTAALLEARKQEIERGVTLVGPHRDELLLKLGQLPAKGYASHGESWSYALALRLASYDLLRAEGNEPVLVLDDVFAELDTRRRERLAELVAPGEQVLVTAAVDDDVPHVLTGTRFTVADGAVERA, from the coding sequence ATGCACGTCACGCATCTGTCGCTGGCCGACTTCCGCTCGTACGCCCGGGTCGACGTTCCGCTCGACCCGGGCGTCACCGCCTTCGTCGGCCCGAACGGGCAGGGCAAGACGAACCTCGTCGAGGCGATCGGCTACCTCGCCACCCTCGGCAGCCACCGCGTCTCCTCCGACGCCCCCCTGGTGCGCATGGGCGCCGACCGGGCGGTCATCCGGGCGCAGGTCCAGCAGGGCGAGCGTCGGCAGCTGGTCGAGCTGGAGCTGAACCCCGGCAGGGCCAACCGCGCCCGCGTCAACAGGTCCTCGCAGGTCAGGCCGCGTGACGTGCTCGGCATCGTACGGACCGTGCTGTTCGCTCCCGAGGACCTCGCCCTGGTGAAGGGCGACCCCGGGGAGCGGCGCCGCTTCCTCGACGAGCTGATCACCGCCCGCTCGCCGCGCATGGCCGGCGTCCGCTCCGACTACGAGCGGGTCCTCAGGCAGCGCAACACCCTCCTGAAGTCGGCCGCGATGGCCAGGCGGCACGGCGGGCGCTCCCTGGACCTGTCCACGCTCGACGTCTGGGACCAGCACCTCGCGCGTGTGGGCGCCGAGCTGCTCGCCCAGCGGCTCGACCTGATCGCCGCGATCCAGCCGCTCGCCGACAAGGCCTACGAGCAGCTGGCCCCCGGCGGCGGTCCGGTGGCCCTCGACTACAAGCCGTCCGCGCCCGGCGAGGCGCACACCCGCGAGGACCTCTACGAGCAGCTGACGGCCGCGCTGCTGGAGGCCCGCAAGCAGGAGATCGAGCGGGGCGTCACCCTGGTCGGGCCGCACCGTGACGAGCTGCTCCTCAAGCTCGGTCAGCTGCCCGCCAAGGGCTACGCCTCCCACGGCGAGTCGTGGTCCTACGCGCTCGCGCTGCGCCTGGCGTCGTACGACCTCCTCCGGGCCGAGGGCAACGAGCCGGTGCTCGTCCTCGACGACGTCTTCGCCGAGCTGGACACCCGTCGCCGCGAACGTCTGGCCGAGCTGGTCGCGCCGGGCGAGCAGGTTCTGGTGACCGCCGCGGTCGACGACGACGTACCGCACGTACTGACCGGGACGCGGTTCACGGTGGCGGACGGGGCGGTGGAGCGCGCGTGA
- a CDS encoding DciA family protein: MSADEPAPRPEAGAADGPTPGPGKSPEPSGVDLARVALRAAREQARARGDAAQQKKQARRGGLRSGARADGRDPMALGAAINRLLTERGWETPAAVGGVMGRWPQIVGEDVAKHCEPEKYDEDERILVVRCDSTAWATNLRLLAPTLVARLNEDLGHGAVKLIKVNGPNGPARRYGPLRAPGSTGPGDTYG, encoded by the coding sequence GTGAGCGCGGACGAGCCCGCACCGCGCCCGGAGGCCGGCGCGGCCGACGGCCCCACCCCCGGACCGGGCAAAAGCCCGGAACCCTCCGGTGTCGACCTCGCGCGCGTGGCGCTCAGGGCGGCGAGGGAACAGGCACGCGCGCGTGGGGACGCGGCACAGCAGAAGAAGCAGGCGCGGCGCGGCGGTCTGCGTTCCGGCGCACGGGCCGACGGACGCGACCCCATGGCGCTCGGCGCCGCCATCAACCGGCTGCTCACCGAGCGCGGCTGGGAGACGCCGGCCGCGGTCGGCGGGGTGATGGGCCGCTGGCCGCAGATCGTCGGCGAGGACGTCGCCAAGCACTGCGAGCCGGAGAAGTACGACGAGGACGAGCGGATCCTGGTCGTGCGCTGCGACTCCACGGCCTGGGCGACGAACCTGCGCCTGCTCGCCCCCACCCTCGTCGCCCGCCTCAACGAGGACCTCGGCCACGGCGCCGTGAAGCTGATCAAGGTGAACGGACCGAACGGTCCCGCCCGCCGCTACGGGCCCCTGCGCGCCCCCGGCAGCACGGGTCCCGGCGACACCTACGGGTGA
- the gyrB gene encoding DNA topoisomerase (ATP-hydrolyzing) subunit B yields the protein MLCQKGRFVADSGNPNENIPSTDAGAKSEANTSNGEVTASYDASAITVLEGLDAVRKRPGMYIGSTGERGLHHLVYEVVDNSVDEALAGHADTIDVTILPDGGVRVVDNGRGIPVGIVPSEGKPALEVVLTVLHAGGKFGGGGYAVSGGLHGVGVSVVNALSSKVAVEVRTDGHRWTQDYKMGVPTAPLAQHEATEETGTSVTFWADGDIFETTEYSFETLSRRFQEMAFLNKGLTIKLTDERESAKATAGADEAGADEKDEVKTVTYHYEGGIVDFVKYLNSRKGEAVHPSVIDIEAEDKDRLLSLEVAMQWNGGYSEGVYSFANTIHTHEGGTHEEGFRAALTNLINKYARDKKLLREKDDNLTGDDIREGLTAIISVKLGEPQFEGQTKTKLGNTEAKTFVQKVVYEHLTDWLDRNPVEAADIVRKGIQAATARVAARKARDLTRRKGLLESASLPGKLSDCQSNDPTKCEIFIVEGDSAGGSAKSGRNPEYQAILPIRGKILNVEKARLDKILQNQEIQALISAFGTGVHEDFDIEKLRYHKIILMADADVDGQHISTLLLTFLFRFMRPLVEAGHVYLSRPPLYKIKWGRDDVEYAYSDRERDALIELGRQRGKRIREDSIQRFKGLGEMNAEELRITTMDQEHRVLGQVTLDDAAQADDLFSVLMGEDVEARRQFIQRNAKDVRFLDI from the coding sequence GTGCTGTGCCAGAAAGGGCGCTTCGTGGCCGATTCCGGCAACCCCAACGAGAACATCCCGTCCACCGACGCCGGCGCCAAGAGCGAGGCCAACACCTCGAACGGTGAGGTCACCGCCTCGTACGACGCCAGCGCCATCACCGTCCTCGAGGGTCTGGACGCGGTCCGCAAGCGACCCGGCATGTACATCGGGTCGACCGGTGAGCGAGGACTGCACCACCTCGTGTACGAGGTCGTCGACAACTCGGTCGACGAGGCGCTGGCCGGCCACGCGGACACCATCGACGTGACGATCCTCCCCGACGGCGGCGTCCGGGTCGTCGACAACGGACGTGGCATCCCGGTGGGCATCGTCCCGTCCGAGGGCAAGCCGGCCCTCGAGGTCGTCCTGACCGTGCTGCACGCGGGCGGCAAGTTCGGCGGCGGCGGCTACGCGGTCTCCGGTGGTCTGCACGGCGTGGGTGTCTCCGTCGTGAACGCGCTGTCCTCGAAGGTCGCCGTCGAGGTCCGGACGGACGGCCACCGCTGGACGCAGGACTACAAGATGGGCGTCCCCACGGCGCCGCTCGCCCAGCACGAAGCCACAGAGGAGACCGGCACGTCGGTCACCTTCTGGGCCGACGGCGACATCTTCGAGACCACGGAGTACTCCTTCGAGACGCTGTCGCGGCGTTTCCAGGAGATGGCGTTCCTCAACAAGGGCCTGACCATCAAGCTCACCGACGAGCGTGAGTCGGCGAAGGCCACCGCCGGGGCGGACGAGGCGGGCGCCGACGAGAAGGACGAGGTCAAGACCGTCACGTACCACTACGAGGGCGGCATCGTCGACTTCGTGAAGTACCTCAACTCCCGCAAGGGGGAAGCGGTGCACCCGTCGGTCATCGACATCGAGGCCGAGGACAAGGACCGGCTCCTGTCCCTCGAGGTCGCGATGCAGTGGAACGGCGGTTACAGCGAGGGTGTGTACTCCTTCGCCAACACCATCCACACCCATGAGGGCGGCACCCACGAAGAGGGCTTCCGCGCGGCGCTCACGAACCTGATCAACAAGTACGCGCGCGACAAGAAGCTGCTGCGGGAGAAGGACGACAACCTCACGGGTGACGACATCCGCGAGGGTCTGACCGCGATCATCTCGGTGAAGCTGGGCGAGCCGCAGTTCGAGGGCCAGACCAAGACCAAGCTGGGCAACACGGAGGCGAAGACCTTCGTGCAGAAGGTCGTCTACGAGCACCTCACCGACTGGCTGGACCGCAACCCGGTCGAGGCGGCGGACATCGTCCGCAAGGGCATCCAGGCGGCCACCGCGCGCGTGGCGGCCCGCAAGGCCCGTGACCTGACCCGTCGCAAGGGCCTGCTGGAGTCGGCGTCCCTGCCGGGCAAGCTCTCCGACTGCCAGTCGAACGACCCCACCAAGTGCGAGATCTTCATCGTCGAGGGTGACTCCGCCGGCGGCTCGGCCAAGTCCGGCCGCAACCCGGAGTACCAGGCGATCCTCCCGATCCGCGGCAAGATCCTCAACGTGGAGAAGGCCCGGCTCGACAAGATCCTGCAGAACCAGGAGATCCAGGCGCTGATCTCCGCGTTCGGTACGGGTGTGCACGAGGACTTCGACATCGAGAAGCTCCGCTATCACAAGATCATTCTCATGGCGGACGCCGACGTCGACGGCCAGCACATCAGCACCCTGCTGCTGACCTTCCTGTTCCGTTTCATGCGGCCGCTGGTCGAGGCCGGGCACGTGTACCTCTCCCGTCCCCCGCTCTACAAGATCAAGTGGGGCCGGGACGACGTCGAGTACGCGTACTCCGACCGCGAGCGCGACGCGCTGATCGAGCTCGGCCGCCAGCGCGGCAAGCGCATCCGCGAGGACTCGATCCAGCGCTTCAAGGGTCTCGGTGAGATGAACGCCGAGGAACTGCGCATCACGACCATGGACCAGGAGCACCGCGTCCTCGGCCAGGTCACCCTCGACGACGCCGCCCAGGCCGACGACCTGTTCTCGGTCCTCATGGGCGAGGACGTCGAGGCGCGCCGCCAGTTCATCCAGCGCAACGCCAAGGACGTCCGCTTCCTCGACATCTGA